The Nocardia sp. BMG51109 nucleotide sequence CCGGGATCGCGGTGCGCCACGCGCGGCTGCGGCACCTTCCGGCCGGGCGGCGGCGAATCGCGCTGATGCTGTCGGCCTACCCCACCAAACACGCCCGCATCGGCAACGCCGTCGGGTTGGACACGCCCGCCTCCGCGATCCGATTGCTGACCGAGATGCGTTCGGCCGGTTATGATCTCGGTGCTCCCGGGGAGATTCCCGGACTGGCCGAGCAGGACGGCGACGCGCTGATCCACGCCGTCATCGCCGCCGGCGGCCAGGATCCGGACTGGCTGAGCGCCGAACAGCTGGAGGGCAACCCGATTCGCATCGGCGCGGACCGGTACACGCAGTGGTTCGAGACGTTGCCGGAGCCGTTGCGCGCGGCCGTCGTCGAGGCGTGGGGGCCGCCGCCGGGTGAGCTGTATGTCGACCGTTCCGCGGACCCCGCCGGCGAGATCGTCATCGCCGCACTGCGTTTCGGCAATATCGTGCTGATGGTGCAGCCGCCCCGCGGCTTCGGGGAGAATCCGGTCGCCATCTACCACGACCCCGATCTCCCGCCCAGCCACCACTATCTGGCGGCCTACCGGTGGCTGGCCGCACCGGCCGATGCCGGTGGGTTCGGCGCCGATGCCATGGTGCATCTGGGCAAGCACGGCAACCTGGAGTGGCTGCCCGGCAAGACGCTGGGCATGTCCGCGGCCTGCGCCACCGACGCGGCGCTCGGCGATCTGCCGCTGATCTACCCCTTCCTGGTCAACGATCCGGGCGAGGGGACGCAGGCCAAGCGCCGGGCGCACGCGACGCTGGTCGACCATCTGATCCCGCCGATGGCGCGGGCCGAGAGCTACGGCGACATCGCGCGATTGGAGCAGCTGCTCGACGAGCACGCGAACATCTCGGCGCTGGATCCCGCCAAGCTGCCCGCCGTCCGCCAGCAGATCTGGACGCTGATGCGGGCGGCGAAGATGGACCACGACCTGGGCCTGACCGAACGGCCGGACGAGGAGTCCTTCGACGATATGCTGCTGCACGTCGACGGCTGGCTGTGCGAGATCAAGGATGTGCAGATCCGGGACGGCCTGCACGTGCTGGGACGGGCGCCGGTGGGGGAGGGCGAGCTGGATCTGGTGCTCGCGATGCTGCGGGCGCGGCAGCTGTGGGGCGGCGAGGTCGCCGTGCCCGGACTGCGAGAGGCGCTGGGGCTCAGCGAATCCGGTGACGAGGCGAAGGATCGGGTGGATGCGGTGGAGGGCCGCGCCCGGGCGTTGCTGGCCGCGCTGCAGTCGGCCGACTGGTCGCCCGGCGCCGTGGACGACGTGCTGGACCGCTCCGTGACGATCGGTGAATTCTCGTCGGCGGCAGTCTCGCCGGGGTCCGGGAGCAGTGCCGCGGCCGCGCCCGGTACGGAAGGCGCTGTGCACGACGTGGATTCGCCGTCGGCCGGCGATGTCGATCCGATCACCGTGCCCGCCGATCGGATCGACACTCTGCGCGCGGTATTGTCCTTCGCCGCAACCGAAGTGGTGCCCCGGCTGCGGCAGACCGGCGTGGAGATCGATCGGATCCTGCACGCCCTCGACGGCGGATTCATTCCGGCCGGGCCGAGCGGGTCGCCGCTGCGCGGGCTGATCAACGTGCTGCCCACCGGCCGCAATTTCTATTCGGTCGATCCGAAGGCGGTCCCGTCGCGGCTGGCCTGGGAGACCGGTCAGGCCATGGCCGAGTCGCTGCTGCAACGCTACCGCGCCGATCACGGCGACTATCCGCGGTCGGTGGGGTTGTCGGTGTGGGGAACGTCGGCCATGCGGACGTCCGGGGACGATATCGCCGAGGTACTGGCGCTGCTGGGCGTGCGGCCGGTCTGGGACGAGGCCAGCCGCCGCGTCACCGGGCTGGAGCCGATCGCGCTCGCCGAACTGGGCCGCCCGCGCATCGACGTCACCGTGCGCATCTCCGGCTTCTTCCGCGACGCGTTCCCGCACGTGCTGGCGCAGCTGGACGACGCGGTGCGGATGGTCGCGGCACTGGACGAGCCGGCAGAATCGAATTACGTTCGCGCGCACGCGGAATCGGATCTTGCCACGCACGGCGACGAACGCCGCGCCACCACCCGCATCTTCGGCTCCAAGCCCGGAACCTACGGCGCGGGGCTGTTGCAGCTGATCGACTCCAAGAGCTGGCGCACCGACGACGATCTGGCGCAGGTGTACACCGCCTGGGGAGGTTTCGCCTACGGCCGGGGTCTGGACGGTGCCCCGGCGGCCGACGATATGCGCACGGCATACCGCCGGATCGCGGTGGCCGCGAAGAACACCGACACCCGGGAACACGACATCGCCGATTCCGACGACTACTTCCAGTACCACGGCGGCATGGTGGCCGCGGTGCGCGCGTTCACCGGCAGCAGTCCGGCGGCCTACATCGGCGACAGCACCCGTCCGGACGCCGTGCGCACCCGCACGCTGTCGGAGGAGACCACGCGGGTGTTCCGGGCGCGGGTGGTGAATCCGCGGTGGCTCGAGGCGATGCGCCGGCACGGGTACAAGGGCGCCTTCGAGATGGCCGCCACCGTCGACTATCTGTTCGGCTACGACGCCACCACGAATGTGGTCGCGGATTGGATGTACGAGAA carries:
- the cobN gene encoding cobaltochelatase subunit CobN, with the protein product MILLLSTSDTDLLSARASGADYRLGNPARLLLDDLPALLDGADLVVVRILGGRRAWEEGLETVRGAGVPVVALGGEMAPDAELMECSTVPGGVAADAHNYLAAGGAENLRQLHRFLSDTVLLTGHGFEPPVHLPHWGELERTARAVDGPTVAVLYYRAQHLAGNTAYVDALCAAIENAGGRPLPLYCASLRTAEPELIEVLRGADALVVTVLAAGGSKPAAVSAGGDDEAWDIGALADLDVPILQGLCLTGGRAQWEANDDGLSPLDVATQVAVPEFDGRIITVPFSFKEFDADGLAAYVPDPERAARVAGIAVRHARLRHLPAGRRRIALMLSAYPTKHARIGNAVGLDTPASAIRLLTEMRSAGYDLGAPGEIPGLAEQDGDALIHAVIAAGGQDPDWLSAEQLEGNPIRIGADRYTQWFETLPEPLRAAVVEAWGPPPGELYVDRSADPAGEIVIAALRFGNIVLMVQPPRGFGENPVAIYHDPDLPPSHHYLAAYRWLAAPADAGGFGADAMVHLGKHGNLEWLPGKTLGMSAACATDAALGDLPLIYPFLVNDPGEGTQAKRRAHATLVDHLIPPMARAESYGDIARLEQLLDEHANISALDPAKLPAVRQQIWTLMRAAKMDHDLGLTERPDEESFDDMLLHVDGWLCEIKDVQIRDGLHVLGRAPVGEGELDLVLAMLRARQLWGGEVAVPGLREALGLSESGDEAKDRVDAVEGRARALLAALQSADWSPGAVDDVLDRSVTIGEFSSAAVSPGSGSSAAAAPGTEGAVHDVDSPSAGDVDPITVPADRIDTLRAVLSFAATEVVPRLRQTGVEIDRILHALDGGFIPAGPSGSPLRGLINVLPTGRNFYSVDPKAVPSRLAWETGQAMAESLLQRYRADHGDYPRSVGLSVWGTSAMRTSGDDIAEVLALLGVRPVWDEASRRVTGLEPIALAELGRPRIDVTVRISGFFRDAFPHVLAQLDDAVRMVAALDEPAESNYVRAHAESDLATHGDERRATTRIFGSKPGTYGAGLLQLIDSKSWRTDDDLAQVYTAWGGFAYGRGLDGAPAADDMRTAYRRIAVAAKNTDTREHDIADSDDYFQYHGGMVAAVRAFTGSSPAAYIGDSTRPDAVRTRTLSEETTRVFRARVVNPRWLEAMRRHGYKGAFEMAATVDYLFGYDATTNVVADWMYEKLSESYVFDDVNRKFMEQSNPWALHGIAERLLEAAERKLWEHPGPDTLERLRQVYLETEGELE